The proteins below come from a single Marinobacter sp. MDS2 genomic window:
- a CDS encoding isocitrate/isopropylmalate dehydrogenase family protein, whose product MTQTTRIAVTPGDGIGPEVVSAAVHCLETLRTKHQLALEWTRFPWPSHAWHEEYGESWPADALAQLKAYDAILLGALGDPGPLNDPDRYLLSDSASLSPLLEMRKGFDQWVCERPARLLPGARQYLKDERAKDIDMLVIRENSEGEYVSQGGRLRQGTADEVATQMEVFTRRATERIIRYGFEQARKRATERSQSGSARTFKTLDGRNCASQVCVITKRNALRHWGDLYTEVFEAVSKEYPDVATHHELVDAACMKFVQCPWAFDVVVASNLQGDILTDLAAVLSGGMGVAPSCNLNPTNLEMPSMFEPTHGSAPDIAGKGIADPTAMLFTTARMLEWLGQKDTKLAAAGKELFEAVAADLADSGNEQRNTQEIGDAICKRLAP is encoded by the coding sequence ATGACCCAAACCACCCGTATCGCCGTTACCCCCGGCGATGGCATTGGCCCGGAAGTTGTTTCTGCAGCCGTTCACTGCCTGGAAACGCTGCGCACAAAACATCAATTGGCTTTGGAGTGGACCCGCTTTCCGTGGCCGTCGCATGCCTGGCACGAAGAGTACGGAGAAAGCTGGCCCGCCGATGCACTGGCGCAGCTCAAAGCCTACGATGCCATTTTGCTGGGCGCACTGGGCGACCCCGGCCCGCTCAATGACCCTGACCGCTATTTACTGTCAGACAGCGCTTCCCTTTCGCCGCTTCTTGAAATGCGCAAAGGCTTTGACCAATGGGTGTGCGAGCGCCCGGCCCGTCTTCTGCCCGGCGCTCGCCAATACCTGAAAGACGAGCGGGCCAAAGATATCGACATGCTGGTGATCCGGGAAAACAGCGAAGGCGAGTACGTCAGTCAGGGTGGCCGCTTACGTCAGGGGACCGCCGACGAAGTTGCGACGCAAATGGAAGTCTTTACCCGTCGCGCGACGGAACGAATTATCCGTTACGGCTTCGAACAAGCCAGAAAACGCGCGACCGAACGTTCGCAAAGCGGCAGTGCCCGCACCTTCAAAACGCTCGATGGTCGCAACTGCGCAAGCCAGGTTTGCGTGATCACCAAACGCAATGCACTGAGGCACTGGGGTGATCTGTATACCGAAGTCTTCGAGGCGGTCAGCAAAGAGTACCCCGATGTCGCCACCCATCACGAACTTGTCGATGCAGCTTGTATGAAATTCGTCCAGTGCCCCTGGGCCTTTGACGTTGTGGTTGCCAGCAATTTGCAGGGTGACATTCTCACCGATCTGGCCGCTGTGCTATCCGGCGGTATGGGCGTCGCTCCGTCTTGCAACCTGAACCCCACCAACCTCGAGATGCCATCGATGTTCGAGCCGACACATGGCAGTGCCCCGGACATTGCCGGTAAGGGGATCGCCGATCCCACCGCCATGCTGTTCACCACCGCACGCATGCTGGAATGGCTGGGGCAAAAAGACACCAAGCTCGCGGCCGCCGGTAAAGAACTGTTTGAGGCCGTGGCCGCTGATCTTGCCGATTCGGGCAATGAACAGCGCAACACACAGGAAATCGGAGACGCCATCTGCAAACGATTGGCCCCGTAA